In the genome of Candidatus Zixiibacteriota bacterium, the window AACTTCATCGGTAGATACATGGTGGAACCGTATCGACATTCCTGCCGCCGCTCTTTCCCGAACCAGTTCCAGGAGATTGAATGTGCCTATCACATTTGTTTGGATAAAAGCGGCCGGTCCGGTGATAGAGCGGTCAACATGCGACTCTGCCGCCAAATGAATTATCCCGTCAATCTGGTATCGCTCAAAGGAGCGCTTAAGACTTTCAAAATCGCAGATATCGACCTTTTCAAAGCGATAATTGGGCAGATTCTCAATCGCCTTCAGATTAGTGAGATTGCCGGCATAAGTGAGACAGTCCAGATTTACAAACTGGTATTGAGGGTACCGGGGCGCCAAATAGAGAAGCAGATTGCTCCCGATAAACCCGGCTCCACCGGTTACTATTATCTGACGCTCAAATTTCGCAGATGACCGTTCCACTGGTTATTCCACCCTTAATCGGTATCAACCGAAAAATTGTTCCAGACATTTAAGACAGATGTCTATCAATACGAAAATTCCCGGCAAAATACAACAGCGATTCCCCCGGCGCGAATTTCACTCGCCTGCTTCAAGCGCTATCCCCGTCGGAGGGACTCCTGCTTGTCAGCCAGGTCTTTGTGGCTTCCGTCAAAAATCCCCAACCCAAGCCGGTATGAATAGTGAAAAATATCGGCGGGAGTAAAGCGAGGAAACGGAATCCGTGCCGGACTGAAATCAAAAGCGAGGCGGCCAAGATAACAAGCAAGTACAGAAGTGAGAGCATCAGAAATAGTGTCATAGCCGGTTTCACAACAACCCCTAAAAGAAATAAGAGCGGCATTCCGGCGGTGAATAGAACCGGAATTAAACTGCCCAGGCCGAGAGTATCGGGATGTTTTCTCGCCAGCCGAAAGCGGCCGACGCCGTACCGCTTC includes:
- a CDS encoding GDP-mannose 4,6-dehydratase, whose product is MERSSAKFERQIIVTGGAGFIGSNLLLYLAPRYPQYQFVNLDCLTYAGNLTNLKAIENLPNYRFEKVDICDFESLKRSFERYQIDGIIHLAAESHVDRSITGPAAFIQTNVIGTFNLLELVRERAAAGMSIRFHHVSTDEV